From one Pieris brassicae chromosome 5, ilPieBrab1.1, whole genome shotgun sequence genomic stretch:
- the LOC123710288 gene encoding dynein regulatory complex subunit 2, with protein sequence MPKKSKVNKLARMSDEERARYLQHRADVEEEARRRKHELIARFIKNKLDKEESFSKINRAKINQEWRYILRRIKCRQMETDIQGMAASFNFLMERKNRLIESLTSAIEDSDEQHRRAFQAHTENLSYFLRIGTQRLDRLQAAYEHQKNDFLEMWDKEEIEITDSEDKSEFKLMLITFIQERDSKSYKNEKDIERATIINDARLEHEEEMRNLCRPMQLEIDIYWSKLRDVYNGYLEQHNPIMSHYLSLQEKDDFYQRDIFRNEIQIQQATEVLLSLQKECSRTTNSLSYKLNRLNKHKEDLSKKYWQIKKDNKTNRRWESEMLAVLVDASTDAKTFIEKMLQKIQKINVMAKICSKYEYGDDSLLEGIESDGISDDYENLDTAMIEEYKEFRKMDKFLLKVNRAKVQTMCLRSEKAKLAKENIQLKQYIKKYLTDLALKDCKERPVTSWHADKETTYGKALNRPVTCIEGALSNAVLHEQRLKVEKQRIKEIGGLKSYPRVNCW encoded by the exons ATGCCGAAAAAAAGTAAAGTCAATAAATTAGCGCGTATGTCTGACGAAGAACGGGCAAGGTATCTGCAGCACAGAGCTGACGTAGAAGAAGAAGCGAGAAGGAGAAAACATGAGTTAATTGCCCGGTTTATTAAA aataaattagACAAAGAGGAATCATTCAGCAAAATAAATAGAGCTAAGATAAACCAAGAATGGCGCTACATACTTCGAAGAATAAAATGTCGGCAAATGGAAACGGATATACAG ggGATGGCAGCCAGTTTCAATTTCCTCATGGAAAGAAAGAACAGACTCATCGAATCACTGACAAGTGCGATCGAAGATTCCGATGAACAGCACAGGCGAGCTTTTCAGGCACACACGGAAAATTTGAGCTATTTTCTAA GAATAGGCACGCAGAGATTAGACAGATTACAAGCAGCATATGAGCACCAGAAAAACGATTTCTTAGAAATGTGGGATAAGGAAGAGATAGAAATCACAGACAGCGAGGACAAATCAGAATTCAAGCTAATGTTAATAACCTTTATACAAGAGAGAGACTCTAAGTCTTATAAAAATGAGAAAGACATTGAAAGAGCGACCATAATAAACGACGCTCGGTTGGAG cATGAAGAAGAAATGCGAAATTTATGCCGTCCAATGCAACTAGAAATAGACATATATTGGAGCAAATTACGTGACGTTTACAATGGATACTTGGAACAACACAATCCAATTATGAGTCACTATCTATCTCTTCAAGAGAAAGATGATTTCTACCAAAGGGATATATTCAGGAATGAGATTCAAATACAACAGGCCACG GAAGTACTTCTCTCATTGCAAAAGGAGTGCTCTAGAACCACAAATTCCCTGAGCTATAAGTTGAATCGGCTTAACAAACATAAAGAGGATTTGTCTAAGAAATACTGGCAGATAAAGAAAGATAACAAGACTAATCGACGTTGGGAGAGTGAAATGCTAGCAGTTTTGGTGGATGCTAGCACTGATGCTAAAACG tttatagAGAAGATGCTTCAAAagattcaaaaaataaatgtaatggcAAAAATATGCAGTAAATATGAATATGGCGATGATTCTCTTCTAGAAGGGATTGAGAGTGATGGAATTTCAGATGATTATGAAAACCTTGACACTGCTATGATa GAAGAATACAAGGAATTTAGAAAAATGGACAAGTTTCTACTAAAAGTTAACAGAGCTAAAGTCCAAACAATGTGCCTTAGAAGTGAAAAGGCTAAACTTGCCAAGGAAAATATAcaactaaaacaatatatcaAGAAATACCTCACTGATTTGGCTTTAAAGGATTGCAAGGAAAGGCCAGTAACTTCGTGGCATGCTGATAAAGAAACTACTTATGGGAAAGCAT
- the LOC123710285 gene encoding probable cyclin-dependent serine/threonine-protein kinase DDB_G0292550 yields MIQKLSILIICSFLSEIYSLNCRTEGSLKSDELKKIYNNCLKQQEGNNYSGSENSEDWQDRGSDGSEKERNKNQRNREENKNREPPKHWMDDRSDRYESDDSRQNYHDQGMDGKNQHNYGKSHNQNDRRMDNNHRMDGDYRTNANNYQQNYNNHEGQGLYQNGEYGSETKRNMYSYPNHRYKRDRSEKNSGQRSQYNPNTPRSDDNHRERNSSDNFKDGGKACAMHCFLDNLHMTGDNGMPDRYLVTNAMTKDVRNEDLRDFLQESIEECFQILDNENTEDKCDFSKNLLVCLSEKGRATCDDWKDDIQFN; encoded by the exons ATGATCCAAAAATTGTCTATATTAATCATATGTTCCTTTCTGTCAGAAATCtat AGTTTAAATTGCCGGACAGAGGGTAGTCTGAAAAGCGATGAGttgaagaaaatttataataactgcTTGAAGCAACAAGAGGGGAATAATTATAGCGGTTCCGAAAATTCTGAAGATTGGCAAGATCGTGGTTCGGATGGATCGGAAAAAGAACGGAACAAAAACCAGAGAAATagagaagaaaataaaaacagagaACCACCTAAACACTGGATGGATGATAGATCAGACAGATATGAAAGTGACGATAGTAGACAAAATTATCACGACCAAGGTATGGATGGAAAAAATCAACACAATTACGGAAAATCTCATAACCAAAATGACAGAAGAATGGATAACAATCATAGAATGGACGGGGATTACAGAACTAATGCTAACAATTATCAGCAAAACTATAATAATCATGAGGGTCAGGGTCTCTATCAAAATGGTGAATATGGAAGT GAAACGAAACGCAATATGTACTCGTATCCTAATCATCGTTATAAACGAGATCGATCCGAAAAAAACTCAGGTCAGAGAAGCCAGTACAATCCAAATACTCCGAGATCGGACGACAACCATCGTGAAAGGAACTCAAGTGATAATTTCAAAGATGGTGGAAAGGCCTGTGCTATGCACTGTTTTCTTGATAACTTGCATATG ACAGGAGATAATGGAATGCCGGACCGTTACCTAGTAACCAATGCGATGACCAAAGACGTGAGAAATGAAGATTTGAGGGATTTTCTTCAGGAGTCCATCGAAGAGTGTTTTCAAATTCTCGATAAtg AAAATACCGAGGATAAATGTGACTTTtctaaaaatttattagtCTGCTTATCAGAGAAGGGACGAGCCACTTGTGATGATTGGAAAGACGACATACAGTTCAATTAA
- the LOC123710434 gene encoding dynein regulatory complex protein 10-like — translation METQSSGTLQSPSTFSESSKTGSSRSLGSAKDEPDFTKDNSASPIDLECHIQAERITKILEETIYKTKMALCLPHFVQEYKTLSSILSNQHMEDLVFIFEQYDNPLFSTSLLNLDALEDIKAGDVSLKNRLNPELGHLVYILNSYPNLKPKVEEMIIEMKEEYAAYDESRKSFPGLEYLLTLEHFRDLMIKQMDTTAAEELAAKLNTRKLEGSNERLIEKIKEYTQDLKEEHERFEETMKMKTDLIARLEQELAILNRDAEIKLKKKILDSDRQMVLATRAHLVKDEMLKEEEVECRELYENILRKHLIDEKNQRARRFKVETQLLSWLQKYDLEMADKQVELDEFTTKYEDEVQKCEELELKLAEQDKEYVPLMAEREEEYHQELTEKMNKFLLEHAARVIQCAWRDVLSNRAEKKRLKKLQKKMQAAQAAAEAAEKKKGKK, via the exons atggaGACACAATCATCAGGCACTCTTCAATCGCCATCTACGTTTTCGGAGAGTTCTAAAACCGGTAGTAGCCGATCTCTAGGAAGCGCGAAAGATGAACCAGATTTTACAAAAGATAATT CTGCATCTCCCATTGATTTGGAGTGCCACATTCAAGCAGAGCGCATCACAAAAATTTTAGAAGaaacaatttacaaaacaaagatGGCGCTTTGTCTGCCACACTTCGTCCAGGAGTATAAAACTTTGAGCTCCATACTATCCAACCAACACATGGAAGATTTGGTGTTCATATTCGAACAGTATGATAATCCACTGTTTTCTACTAGTCTACTTAATTTGGATGCGTTGGAAGATATCAAAGCT GGTGATGTATCGCTGAAGAATAGGTTAAATCCTGAATTGGGCCACCTTGTTTACATATTAAACAGCTACCCTAACCTGAAGCCTAAAGTCGAAGAAATGATTATAGAA ATGAAAGAAGAATATGCGGCATATGATGAA tcaAGAAAAAGTTTTCCAGGTTTAGAGTATTTGTTGACGTTGGAACATTTTCGTGACTTGATGATCAAACAAATGGACACTACAGCAGCAGAAGAGCTTGCTGCCAAATTGAATACTAGGAAACTAGAGGGATCCAACGAGAGGcttattgaaaaaattaaag aataTACGCAGGATCTTAAAGAAGAACATGAACGCTTTGAAGAAACAATGAAGATGAAAACAGATCTCATCGCAAGATTAGAGCAAGAGCTAGCGATTTTGAACCGTGACGCggaaattaaacttaaaaagaaaat ACTAGATTCAGACCGGCAAATGGTGTTAGCGACTCGTGCGCATCTCGTAAAGGATGAAATGTTGAAAGAGGAAGAGGTTGAGTGTCGAGAATTGTATGAGAATATATTAAGGAAACATCTTATCGATGAGAAAAATCAAAGGGCTCGAAG GTTTAAAGTTGAGACACAATTATTATCATGGCTACAGAAGTATGATCTAGAAATGGCGGATAAGCAGGTGGAACTCGATGAGTTCACTACCAAGTACGAAGATGAGGTCCAGAAGTGTGAAGAACTCGaa TTAAAACTAGCAGAACAGGACAAAGAATATGTACCCCTGATGGCAGAAAGAGAAGAAGAATACCACCAGGAGCTGACGGAGAAGATGAACAAATTTCTATTGGAGCACGCCGCTAGAGTCATACAGTGCGCTTGGAGGGATGTACTTTCGAATAGAGCGGAGAAGAAAcgg CTTAAGAAGCTGCAGAAGAAAATGCAAGCAGCTCAAGCCGCGGCCGAGGCAGCCGAGAAGAAAAAGGGAAagaaataa